The Trypanosoma brucei brucei TREU927 chromosome 9, whole genome shotgun sequence genome includes a window with the following:
- a CDS encoding pseudouridylate synthase, putative (similar to Ribosomal large subunit pseudouridine synthase C (EC 4.2.1.70)(Pseudouridylate synthase) (Uracil hydrolyase). (Swiss-Prot:Q92IS6) (Rickettsia conorii)), with protein MLHAVRLLSCWRPAAIQHLPDVAPHAPVQEVEKSHARYRPLSLRARQTLSEKSDDLQYHVVTQEWFGERVDSFLTCHYPQWDYETIKRLVQQGHIYRYRKNGKKKFTRLTDRLEFDELLVVPTRAFWEKQLAPPSGVLEETDGPKFKLSATAREMAHNMVLFKNEHVIVINKPHGLPMMPTDDPQEMSIAAMLPAWKFTNVAKPVVCHNLDRETSGCVVLARTRNAHRMLGRMFVKRVVPNSVYWSFCVGKPTVNYGRVRMHFDITRGNKGDIIVARPSPTKTSKVAIAEFVVNASALEFGSFISFYPLTTRRHQERIMAAHALRCPVLGDAKYGGDAAFPSSLSLFWDPENKGLPLHLHHRKIQLPYKNTAGEFICVTAPLPTQMEKTFKKLGWPCEVDDPLIPG; from the coding sequence ATGTTGCATGCCGTTCGCCTACTCTCATGTTGGCGTCCCGCTGCCATTCAACACTTGCCCGACGTTGCCCCCCACGCACCGGTTCAGGAGGTCGAAAAGTCGCATGCTCGATATCGGCCGCTCTCTCTGAGGGCTAGACAGACTCTTTCGGAAAAATCTGATGACCTTCAGTATCACGTCGTGACTCAGGAATGGTTTGGGGAACGTGTTGACAGCTTTCTTACATGCCATTATCCCCAGTGGGACTACGAAACTATCAAAAGATTGGTGCAGCAGGGACACATATATAGGTATAGGAAGAacgggaaaaagaaatttactcGTCTCACAGACAGATTGGAGTTCGATGAACTGCTTGTCGTACCAACACGAGCCTTCTGGGAGAAGCAACTTGCTCCCCCCAGTGGTGTCCTAGAGGAGACTGACGGGCCGAAGTTTAAGTTGTCAGCTACTGCACGAGAAATGGCTCATAATATGGTGCTATTTAAAAACGAGCATGTTATAGTAATAAACAAGCCCCATGGTTTACCTATGATGCCGACAGACGACCCTCAGGAGATGAGTATAGCTGCGATGTTGCCAGCCTGGAAATTCACGAACGTTGCGAAGCCAGTTGTTTGTCATAACCTAGACAGGGAAACTAGTGGGTGCGTTGTGCTAGCTAGGACAAGAAATGCACATCGTATGCTGGGTCGAATGTTTGTGAAGCGGGTGGTACCCAATAGTGTGTACTGGAGTTTCTGCGTTGGTAAACCAACGGTTAATTATGGTAGGGTGCGTATGCACTTTGACATAACCAGGGGGAATAAAGGCGATATTATCGTTGCAAGGCCTTCGCCGACCAAGACGTCCAAAGTGGCTATCGCTGAGTTTGTTGTCAATGCAAGCGCCCTAGAGTTTGGTagctttatttccttttatccGCTAACAACCCGTCGCCACCAGGAACGAATTATGGCAGCACATGCCCTGCGCTGTCCGGTGTTGGGGGATGCTAAGTATGGAGGCGACGCGGCCTTTCCATCGTCGCTGTCGCTTTTTTGGGATCCTGAAAACAAGGGTTTGCCACTTCATCTACATCATCGCAAAATTCAATTACCCTACAAAAATACGGCGGGGGAGTTTATTTGTGTCACTGCCCCTCTTCCCACCCAAATGGAGAAgacatttaaaaaacttGGATGGCCATGTGAAGTGGACGACCCGCTGATACCGGGCTGA
- a CDS encoding N-acetyltransferase, putative (contains Pfam PF00583: acetyltransferase, GNAT family), protein MNRAARIIPPHRYRTADGEQFTIRHIRNRTAYNSEWVEVRERLVSGASLLPQVLDVASDSSLSVIFIAVGSEESAETGIMGYVVVNMSFIASKTVSVAWISVLNRFRGRHVGRSLLHHVDSFCRANMINHIEAMRTDGLTNLFKKCGFRLSASPVIFKSKAQRKDVQLPSQPQVPYCITSGAVTLRCTTAEDRKGWSLCILEACSYLSGCTELVVNAFSADFRVSAVNSETKRIIGIVSIDSTGWIPLIACLQEYRGQGLGSFMMFIAMEWLRRQGGSEVTLSPLNASVVNFYKRWSFVVDKKSAGKRKRCDDGIPILVRRLSEGERFLPDGYELEDFVHFASSKQNDTLRVAGSG, encoded by the coding sequence ATGAACCGAGCGGCTCGCATTATTCCCCCACACCGGTACCGCACCGCAGACGGCGAGCAGTTTACGATCAGACATATCAGGAACCGCACCGCATATAACAGCGAGTGGGTAGAGGTCCGTGAGCGGCTTGTGAGTGGCGCCTCACTGTTACCACAAGTTTTGGATGTAGCGAGCGATTCGTCGTTGTCAGTAATTTTTATTGCTGTTGGAAGTGAGGAATCTGCGGAGACCGGGATCATGGGCTATGTTGTTGTAAATATGAGCTTCATAGCATCAAAAACCGTCTCAGTTGCATGGATATCCGTTTTGAATCGCTTCCGTGGGAGACACGTGGGCCGTTCTCTGTTGCACCATGTAGATAGCTTCTGTCGGGCAAACATGATAAATCACATAGAGGCTATGCGGACGGATGGTTTGACGAATCTGTTTAAAAAGTGTGGATTTCGTTTGTCAGCTTCTCCTGTCATATTCAAATCAAAGGCACAACGAAAAGACGTTCAGTTACCCAGCCAACCGCAAGTCCCCTATTGTATCACCAGCGGTGCCGTAACCCTCCGTTGCACAACTGCGGAAGACAGAAAAGGGTGGTCTTTATGTATTTTGGAAGCGTGCAGCTACCTATCCGGCTGTACTGAACTAGTTGTAAATGCCTTTTCGGCCGATTTTCGTGTTTCTGCAGTGAACAGCGAAACTAAACGCATAATAGGGATTGTATCAATTGACTCCACTGGATGGATCCCGCTCATTGCATGCCTCCAAGAGTATCGTGGCCAAGGTCTGGGCTCATTTATGATGTTTATTGCTATGGAATGGCTCAGGCGGCAAGGTGGCAGCGAGGTCACCTTGAGCCCATTAAATGCAAGCGTTGTCAACTTCTACAAGCGTTGGTCCTTTGTCGTGGACAAGAAGTCTGCAGGGAAGAGAAAGCGTTGCGACGATGGGATCCCTATCCTTGTAAGGAGGCTTAGCGAGGGCGAACGCTTTCTGCCGGATGGGTATGAACTGGAAGATTTCGTTCATTTCGCTTCATCAAAGCAGAATGATACCCTCAGGGTGGCTGGGAGCGGCTGA
- a CDS encoding thioredoxin, which yields MSVVDVYSVEQFRNIMSEDILTVAWFTAVWCGPCKTIERPMEKIAYEFPTVKFAKVDADNNSEIVSKCRVLQLPTFIIARSGKMLGHVIGANPGMLRQKLRDIIKDN from the coding sequence ATGTCGGTAGTGGATGTTTATAGCGTGGAACAGTTCAGAAACATAATGAGCGAAGACATTCTCACAGTGGCTTGGTTTACTGCCGTGTGGTGCGGTCCATGCAAAACTATCGAGAGACCTATGGAGAAGATTGCGTACGAATTTCCAACGGTGAAGTTTGCCAAAGTGGATGCTGACAACAATTCTGAAATAGTGTCCAAGTGCAGGGTGTTACAGCTCCCTACCTTCATTATCGCGAGGAGCGGAAAAATGCTTGGACATGTGATTGGAGCTAACCCTGGAATGCTGAGACAAAAATTAAGAGATATCATCAAAGACAACTAA
- a CDS encoding hypothetical protein, unlikely (GPI-Anchor Signal predicted for Tb09.160.2030 by DGPI v2.04, no cleavage site predicted): MEQNFTAFRGGERVCVCVLATSHPTDEGSFLACVHWQQLWDLCSFCFVQTLVF; the protein is encoded by the coding sequence ATGGAGCAGAATTTCACCGCGTTCCGGGGAGGGgaacgtgtgtgtgtgtgtgttctcGCCACATCGCATCCAACTGATGAAGGTAGCTTTCTTGCTTGCGTTCATTGGCAACAATTGTGGGATCTCTGTTCGTTCTGCTTCGTGCAGACTCTGGTTTTCTGA
- a CDS encoding endo-beta-N-acetylglucosaminidase, putative (53# similar to GB:AAM80487.1: endo-beta-N- acetylglucosaminidase {Homo sapiens;}) has product MATSLVQLYCYDLSGGMAESMSLMLIGRHLEAIWHTGIVVYGKEYYFDGGVGIVHSSPGGSHFGTPKRVETLGTTTKGEGEFLEWVKQRRLDTFGPTHYNLLNRNCNHFTQAAAQFLVERDIPSEIRDMIPTVLDTPLGRMLKPMLEMATRGLEASAKTSQLSTSPRKKVSNTTETPTVSDSSTSLDVATGLNSEKSHLSVEEHEEVMLVRAMLQSNELLSSGTREGFNTTMGALILLRMVITNILRNPTQLKYRTLSTQDKEYKSKIAPLEEFGAADILRLCGFRLLQHPTLNQAVWFLSDADGSEDVLAIMVTHITELIELVESEYQSEFCAVEGDPNIGTFHKEKYPVPPLTSNASDPGDRAMEVIMHDAVKPISSLEDLMNWSPTSPGAITPAAPCRRRVQASVEDGPRLLICHDMKGGYLPTDYEHFAVCNRLMKGASALVPSVVNCSYTVSYWHHVDYFVYFSHNFVTVPPKEWISYAHREGVPALGTFITEGESLTLRKILHDAQSSASTIRKLVDLCDAHNFDGYLMNIETNLDETLAKRLITFVATLKKSLNKSRPPNSGERFVFWYDAVTVEGIVSYQNGLTSKNKPFFDVCNGLFTNYGWRPYSLPLSTAIAGQRNRDVFVGVDIFGRGVYGGGGYDSHKAADCASGAKLSIAIFAPGWTSECVGNGCRENFQRNDAHMWSKMQDIWTTKYLELDTLPVWTCFLDEVGTQFFVNGAPVLGCVSNQNSLGSGVKCSNDDTDFFFPEWCQISQTHIKPCYKLVRGGAEGDPWCVLPFEVVGKDGCHTNKDGQTVPLDWSTKQVWMGNRSMSFAAPPNATVPLMRWKVRLEVGAADGEKTSDALAFLDIAWLCNAVDAQAHSVRCVCVEGVNGSSTTRVVFDEQLASPERIIVVATVGNWQIVRYVIPDNVTWTHVTCLSILNPSENESLVCTVGGVALTEPTYDNSTSVLLLGDAQILPSTSYTVDKTSDPTTCVVTLDVPNELRKKSNKVILFAKIGFPGGKLLSAYLGTHEISKQILLPLNIPSDAFVYEMFFYGSASGN; this is encoded by the coding sequence ATGGCCACATCTCTTGTGCAGTTGTATTGCTACGACCTCAGCGGAGGGATGGCGGAGTCCATGAGCCTCATGTTGATTGGGCGCCATTTGGAAGCAATATGGCACACTGGAATTGTTGTGTATGGAAAGGAGTACTATTTTGACGGCGGGGTTGGCATTGTTCACTCCTCACCCGGTGGATCTCACTTTGGCACGCCAAAACGGGTAGAAACACTCGGTACAACAACGAAAGGCGAAGGCGAGTTTCTTGAATGGGTTAAGCAGCGAAGGCTTGATACATTTGGCCCAACACACTACAATCTCCTTAACCGAAATTGTAACCACTTCACGCAAGCGGCAGCGCAGTTTCTCGTAGAGCGTGACATTCCTAGTGAAATCCGCGATATGATTCCCACTGTGCTGGATACTCCCCTTGGCCGCATGCTTAAACCCATGCTGGAAATGGCCACCAGAGGCTTGGAAGCATCCGCAAAGACATCACAACTTTCTACTTCACCGCGGAAGAAAGTATCAAACACCACTGAAACGCCCACTGTGAGTGATTCCTCTACCTCCCTCGACGTTGCAACTGGCCTGAACTCGGAGAAATCTCATCTCTCAGTGGAGGAGCATGAAGAAGTAATGCTTGTCCGTGCGATGCTGCAGAGTAATGAATTGCTCTCGTCAGGGACGCGGGAAGGCTTTAACACGACGATGGGAGCACTTATCCTGCTTCGGATGGTCATAACAAATATCCTGAGGAATCCAACTCAACTCAAGTACAGGACGCTTTCTACTCAAGATAAGGAGTATAAGTCGAAAATAGCACCTCTGGAAGAGTTTGGTGCAGCCGATATACTGCGTCTCTGTGGGTTCCGTCTGTTGCAGCACCCGACGTTGAATCAAGCTGTGTGGTTCCTGAGTGATGCGGACGGCAGTGAAGATGTTCTGGCCATAATGGTGACCCACATCACCGAGTTGATTGAGTTGGTGGAAAGTGAGTATCAATCAGAGTTTTGCGCAGTAGAGGGAGATCCAAATATAGGGACTTTccataaagaaaaataccCAGTTCCCCCCCTTACGTCAAACGCGAGTGATCCAGGGGACAGGGCAATGGAGGTCATAATGCACGACGCTGTGAAACCTATCTCTTCGCTTGAAGACTTGATGAATTGGTCCCCTACATCACCTGGAGCAATTACCCCAGCAGCGCCGTGTCGCCGCCGCGTGCAGGCCAGTGTGGAAGATGGTCCGAGGCTTTTAATTTGCCATGACATGAAGGGTGGTTATCTTCCAACTGACTACGAGCACTTCGCTGTCTGTAATAGACTGATGAAGGGTGCATCAGCTCTCGTCCCGTCGGTGGTGAATTGTAGCTATACGGTGAGTTACTGGCATCATGTGGACTactttgtttacttttcGCACAACTTCGTTACGGTTCCCCCAAAGGAGTGGATCAGCTACGCCCACCGCGAGGGGGTTCCAGCCCTTGGAACGTTTATTACCGAAGGCGAAAGCTTAACTCTTCGCAAGATTCTACATGATGCCCAAAGTTCGGCGTCCACCATTAGGAAGTTGGTGGATTTATGTGATGCACACAACTTTGATGGATACCTTATGAATATCGAAACAAATTTAGATGAAACCCTTGCAAAGCGCTTGATAACGTTCGTGGCTACGTTAAAGAAATCCCTCAACAAATCGCGACCGCCTAACTCTGGGGAGCGCTTTGTATTCTGGTACGATGCTGTCACTGTGGAGGGAATCGTTTCGTATCAGAACGGTCTAACGTCCAAGAATAAGCCCTTTTTTGATGTCTGCAACGGCTTGTTCACAAACTATGGCTGGAGACCGTACAGTCTCCCTTTATCCACTGCGATTGCGGGGCAAAGAAATCGCGATgtgtttgttggtgttgacaTATTTGGCCGTGGTGTCTACGGAGGCGGAGGATACGATAGCCATAAAGCTGCAGACTGTGCATCTGGTGCAAAGCTTTCCATTGCCATTTTCGCGCCTGGTTGGACTTCTGAATGCGTAGGAAATGGCTGTCGCGAAAATTTTCAGCGTAACGACGCGCACATGTGGAGTAAAATGCAGGATATATGGACTACCAAGTATCTTGAGTTGGACACTTTGCCGGTATGGACGTGCTTCCTTGACGAAGTTGGAACACAATTCTTCGTGAATGGAGCTCCCGTTTTGGGTTGCGTTTCCAATCAAAATAGCCTTGGAAGCGGTGTAAAGTGCAGTAATGATGacactgatttttttttccctgaGTGGTGCCAAATTTCACAGACACACATAAAGCCTTGTTACAAGCTGGTGCGCGGTGGGGCGGAGGGGGATCCATGGTGTGTGCTGCCGTTCGAAGTGGTGGGTAAAGATGGGTGCCACACCAATAAAGATGGACAGACTGTGCCCCTCGATTGGTCGACAAAACAGGTGTGGATGGGTAACCGTAGCATGAGCTTCGCCGCTCCGCCAAACGCTACCGTTCCACTTATGCGATGGAAGGTACGTCTTGAAGTCGGAGCAGCTGACGGTGAGAAGACGTCCGACGCGCTGGCGTTCCTTGACATTGCCTGGTTGTGTAACGCCGTAGATGCGCAAGCGCACTCCGTGCGCTGCGTGTGTGTCGAGGGTGTAAATGGCTCTTCCACGACACGGGTCGTGTTTGACGAGCAGCTTGCATCCCCAGAGAGAATAATTGTCGTAGCAACTGTGGGAAATTGGCAGATTGTTCGTTACGTAATTCCGGACAACGTTACATGGACGCACGTCACTTGTTTGTCGATACTAAACCCCTCTGAGAATGAATCACTTGTTTGCACTGTGGGTGGCGTTGCCCTGACTGAGCCGACATACGATAATTCCACCAGTGTGTTGCTTTTGGGGGATGCACAAATCTTGCCCTCAACTTCGTATACGGTGGACAAAACATCAGACCCAACCACATGCGTAGTCACACTTGACGTGCCGAATGAACtgagaaaaaaatcaaacaaGGTCATTCTGTTCGCGAAAATTGGGTTTCCGGGTGGAAAACTTCTGAGTGCGTACTTGGGAACGCATGAGATATCGAAGCAAATTCTGTTACCGTTGAATATACCGTCTGATGCTTTTGTTTACGAAATGTTCTTCTATGGATCAGCTTCTGGAAACTAA
- a CDS encoding cyclophilin type peptidyl-prolyl cis-trans isomerase, putative: MAIVGDSLNKRRNYTVCGLVSNPLFQKCAEVAQYVAEEYSDEFYVDIFREMPCEFYSRREQLLNSKKIEDGGMEVIVLVGADGHTGPTNGEGEAMSGDDFLNMMQKATCFRVLNIPPERPDSYENMAHLSWKNYLRERGNTYCWMEISIGEMVHGRVTFELYSRVVPHTCSNFWHLCKGDLSRDADEGEEQVPILSYKNSTFFRTLHGAWVMGGDISGGNGRGGYSIYGRYFPNESYAIPHDRVGVLGMCNDGGDTNASSFYITMKAMQWMNGRYVAFGRVVDGLEVVHAIHAVDVKHNQCPKKVITISDCGVIDLTE, from the coding sequence ATGGCAATCGTCGGGGACTCGTTAAATAAGAGGCGCAACTACACCGTCTGCGGTCTTGTTAGCAACCCGTTGTTCCAGAAGTGCGCGGAGGTCGCTCAGTATGTGGCAGAAGAGTACAGTGATGAATTTTATGTAGATATATTCCGTGAGATGCCTTGCGAGTTCTACAGTCGTAGAGAGCAGCTGTTAAACAGTAAGAAGATAGAGGACGGTGGAATGGAGGTCATCGTCCTTGTGGGCGCCGATGGGCACACCGGCCCCACCAACGGAGAGGGCGAGGCAATGTCCGGGGATGACTTCCTGAACATGATGCAGAAGGCAACTTGCTTTCGAGTTCTTAACATCCCACCCGAGAGACCTGACTCTTACGAAAATATGGCGCATCTTTCGTGGAAGAATTACCTTCGGGAGCGGGGGAACACTTACTGCTGGATGGAAATAAGCATTGGTGAGATGGTCCACGGGCGCGTTACGTTTGAACTTTACTCGCGCGTAGTGCCCCACACCTGCAGCAACTTCTGGCACCTCTGTAAGGGCGACCTGAGTCGGGATGCGGACGAGGGAGAAGAGCAGGTGCCAATACTAAGCTACAAAAATTCAACCTTCTTCCGCACTTTGCATGGAGCGTGGGTGATGGGCGGTGACATCAGTGGAGGGAATGGTCGGGGTGGATATTCCATTTACGGTCGTTACTTCCCGAATGAGTCTTATGCCATTCCCCACGATAGGGTTGGGGTGCTTGGAATGTGCAATGACGGCGGAGACACCAAcgcatcttctttttacaTCACAATGAAGGCCATGCAATGGATGAACGGCCGCTACGTGGCGTTTGGCCGTGTGGTCGACGGCTTGGAAGTCGTACATGCTATCCACGCAGTAGATGTAAAACACAATCAGTGTCCGAAAAAGGTGATAACCATAAGTGACTGCGGTGTGATTGACCTTACAGAGTGA
- a CDS encoding hypothetical protein, unlikely (GPI-Anchor Signal predicted for Tb09.160.2080 by DGPI v2.04 with cleavage site probability 0.12900001 near 121), whose protein sequence is MPPSPMDPFSVLLSASLRIHTFISPPPPHSRPLSLLLLMAFCSFHLPEGTQQLTNLLKERNTLVPPVTLYVQEGRRPCVSMKPGRDRKGGLKHVKRRSLERTGRQPRAISKTCTLDEKMKSLASRVRTKAVKEILRITTLPSFPYLTFPVYSF, encoded by the coding sequence ATGCCCCCTTCCCCAATGGATCCCTTTTCAGTCCTTCTATCCGCCTCATTGCGCATACAcacttttatttctcccccccccccgcactCTCGTCCATTGTCCCTTCTCCTTCTGATGGCTTTCTGCAGTTTCCACCTCCCAGAGGGGACGCAACAGTTGACAAACCTGctcaaagaaagaaacacattAGTTCCACCCGTGACGCTTTATGTACAAGAGGGCCGTCGACCCTGTGTGAGCATGAAGCCAGGAAGGGACAGAAAGGGGGGGTTGAAGCacgtgaaaagaagaagtttAGAAAGGACGGGCCGCCAACCGAGAGCGATTTCCAAGACATGCACATTAgatgagaaaatgaaaagcttGGCAAGCCGGGTCAGGACGAAGGCTGTCAAAGAAATTCTCCGCATAACAACACTCCCATCTTTTCCCTATCTCACTTTCCCCGTCTACAGTTTCTAA